A single genomic interval of Halobacillus halophilus DSM 2266 harbors:
- the nth gene encoding endonuclease III yields the protein MLNKTQIRYCLDVFKQMFPEAECELNHSNPFELLVAVVLSAQATDSLVNKVTPELFQKYRTPFDYIEVSLEELQNDIKRIGLYRNKAKNIKKLSQTLVDQFNGQVPPTKEELESLAGVGRKTANVVASVAFNEPAIAVDTHVERVSKRLGICRWKDSVLEVEKTLMRKVPKEEWSVTHHRMIFFGRYHCKAKRPNCEECPLLVLCREGKKRMRKQETREQ from the coding sequence ATGCTGAATAAAACACAAATACGTTATTGTTTAGATGTTTTTAAACAGATGTTTCCTGAGGCAGAGTGCGAATTAAACCATTCGAACCCCTTCGAATTGCTCGTGGCTGTTGTGTTATCCGCTCAAGCAACAGACTCACTTGTTAATAAAGTCACACCTGAATTGTTTCAGAAATACAGGACACCATTTGATTATATAGAGGTGTCTCTTGAAGAATTACAGAATGATATTAAGCGAATTGGTCTTTACCGAAATAAGGCTAAAAATATTAAGAAGCTTTCTCAAACGTTAGTGGATCAGTTTAATGGTCAAGTTCCGCCTACGAAAGAGGAATTAGAAAGTCTGGCAGGAGTAGGCAGGAAGACGGCCAACGTCGTAGCATCTGTAGCATTTAATGAACCCGCAATTGCTGTGGATACTCATGTTGAGCGTGTTTCCAAGCGATTAGGCATATGCCGCTGGAAAGATTCCGTTCTGGAAGTGGAAAAAACACTGATGAGAAAAGTTCCCAAAGAAGAGTGGAGCGTTACGCATCATCGTATGATTTTTTTTGGCCGCTACCACTGTAAAGCCAAAAGACCAAATTGTGAAGAATGTCCTCTCTTGGTTTTAT